From a single Dendropsophus ebraccatus isolate aDenEbr1 chromosome 8, aDenEbr1.pat, whole genome shotgun sequence genomic region:
- the R3HCC1L gene encoding coiled-coil domain-containing protein R3HCC1L isoform X2, whose product MDQYRPRQRRPDKALYVPKAMRHTAGDENVTEQTGSSSDKTPNQYRHCTARINWNATAQEGGVHQDGKLSKTPNSKKQSKHEAQGTDYRVTEKPGNDSLCETFNSLSLNEKSSPGSVESRLSAPHIDPNAAVTENKPFGARVASANHRQGKQPNSRRKSEETWAEQDRARRKEKGKGKFKFTKSEGAADALRRSEGMCPPDSARLSNSTEQLGGGATSVCNQANLSLREDGDESLKKSTYNYYDYEPKGPEIDDLELSHVIEIYGFPTDFKTEDLVRAFASYQKKGFDIKWVDDTHALGVFSSPITARDALTSKNPLVKVRPLSQATRASKAKARACADFLQPAKDRPETSAVLARRLVISALGVRSTQSRAEREAERKKLQEARERRHLEAKQREDAWEGR is encoded by the exons ATGGATCAATACCGACCCCGACAACGACGGCCCGATAAAGCCTTGTACGTCCCAAAGGCCATGCGACATACAGCAGGTGACGAAAATGTCACCGAACAAACTGGTTCCTCTTCTGATAAGACGCCAAACCAGTACAGACACTGTACCGCCAGGATTAACTGGAACGCCACAGCCCAGGAGGGTGGAGTCCATCAAGATGGCAAATTGTCGAAAACGCCCAATTCCAAAAAGCAGTCTAAGCACGAAGCCCAAGGAACAGACTACAGGGTGACAGAAAAGCCTGGAAATGATTCATTATGTGAAACTTTTAATAGCCTGAGCCTTAATGAGAAGTCGTCGCCGGGTTCGGTTGAAAGCCGTTTGTCTGCTCCGCACATTGATCCCAATGCCGCGGTGACTGAGAATAAACCCTTTGGTGCCCGCGTCGCTTCTGCCAACCATCGTCAGGGAAAACAGCCCAACTCCAGAAGAAAGTCCGAGGAGACTTGGGCGGAACAGGATCGGGCCAGAAGGAAGGAGAAAGGCAAGGGAAAGTTCAAGTTTACAAAATCGGAAGGCGCCGCCGATGCTTTAAGAAGAAGTGAGGGCATGTGCCCCCCAGACTCTGCGAGGTTATCCAACAGCACAGAGCAGTTAGGAGGAGGCGCCACGTCTGTATGTAATCAGGCCAAT CTGTCCTTGAGAGAGGACGGAGATGAAAGCCTGAAGAAGTCCACTTACAACTACTATGACTACGAGCCTAAAGGGCCGGAGATAGATGATCTAGAACTGTCACATGTCATTGAGATCTATGGCTTCCCCACAGACTTTAAGACTGAGGATTTGGTCCGTGCATTTGCTAGTTACCA GAAGAAAGGTTTTGACATCAAGTGGGTAGATGACACGCACGCACTCGGTGTGTTCTCCAGTCCTATCACAG CTCGTGACGCGTTGACCAGCAAGAACCCACTGGTGAAGGTTAGACCTCTGTCTCAGGCCACCAGAGCATCCAAGGCTAAAGCTCGGGCCTGTGCCG ACTTTCTGCAGCCCGCGAAAGACCGTCCAGAAACGTCTGCGGTTCTCGCAAGGAGACTGGTGATTAGTGCCTTGGGAGTGCGAAGTACCCAGAGCCGAGCCGAAAGGGAGGCAGAGCGCAAGAAACTCCAGGAAGCCAGAG aaAGAAGGCATCTCGAAGCAAAACAGCGGGAAGATGCCTGGGAAGGAAGGTGA
- the R3HCC1L gene encoding coiled-coil domain-containing protein R3HCC1L isoform X1 — MDQYRPRQRRPDKALYVPKAMRHTAGDENVTEQTGSSSDKTPNQYRHCTARINWNATAQEGGVHQDGKLSKTPNSKKQSKHEAQGTDYRVTEKPGNDSLCETFNSLSLNEKSSPGSVESRLSAPHIDPNAAVTENKPFGARVASANHRQGKQPNSRRKSEETWAEQDRARRKEKGKGKFKFTKSEGAADALRRSEGMCPPDSARLSNSTEQLGGGATSVCNQANVGLPSHTVDNSWECKVETIDGTTVQQSAVFFPGTDSAEVISVSDTTKDPSGQLTALESNADNTGDALVYEKPENITERKLDPSAVIAEYVLEEDNRAIVCAIEPSDERCTDLTASPRESSDAGLESRRACVSPVNGSAAQGRIQGVSEEDGEHEGQVGDSTTDLGYGIEEQCTKEEQIIVSVGVEPDVVIAELPQVPLNVEAVKTSEPGPALENAEPVVLASLEATETLPTVELVKSEAPSKQTEPPCQKVDLVEPSECPTKGMDLNCSDDIKEQNLLAGTDCVLEGRTDPVRDPCGTSLCATDEESWDSLFNDDGECLDPHHVQELSLREDGDESLKKSTYNYYDYEPKGPEIDDLELSHVIEIYGFPTDFKTEDLVRAFASYQKKGFDIKWVDDTHALGVFSSPITARDALTSKNPLVKVRPLSQATRASKAKARACADFLQPAKDRPETSAVLARRLVISALGVRSTQSRAEREAERKKLQEARERRHLEAKQREDAWEGR, encoded by the exons ATGGATCAATACCGACCCCGACAACGACGGCCCGATAAAGCCTTGTACGTCCCAAAGGCCATGCGACATACAGCAGGTGACGAAAATGTCACCGAACAAACTGGTTCCTCTTCTGATAAGACGCCAAACCAGTACAGACACTGTACCGCCAGGATTAACTGGAACGCCACAGCCCAGGAGGGTGGAGTCCATCAAGATGGCAAATTGTCGAAAACGCCCAATTCCAAAAAGCAGTCTAAGCACGAAGCCCAAGGAACAGACTACAGGGTGACAGAAAAGCCTGGAAATGATTCATTATGTGAAACTTTTAATAGCCTGAGCCTTAATGAGAAGTCGTCGCCGGGTTCGGTTGAAAGCCGTTTGTCTGCTCCGCACATTGATCCCAATGCCGCGGTGACTGAGAATAAACCCTTTGGTGCCCGCGTCGCTTCTGCCAACCATCGTCAGGGAAAACAGCCCAACTCCAGAAGAAAGTCCGAGGAGACTTGGGCGGAACAGGATCGGGCCAGAAGGAAGGAGAAAGGCAAGGGAAAGTTCAAGTTTACAAAATCGGAAGGCGCCGCCGATGCTTTAAGAAGAAGTGAGGGCATGTGCCCCCCAGACTCTGCGAGGTTATCCAACAGCACAGAGCAGTTAGGAGGAGGCGCCACGTCTGTATGTAATCAGGCCAATGTAGGTTTACCATCTCATACCGTAGATAACAGCTGGGAATGCAAAGTAGAGACTATAGACGGCACGACTGTACAACAAAGTGCGGTCTTTTTTCCCGGCACAGATAGTGCTGAAGTAATCTCTGTAAGTGACACCACTAAAGACCCATCTGGACAGCTTACAGCCTTAGAAAGCAATGCAGATAACACGGGTGATGCACTCGTGTATGAAAAGCCAGAAAATATTACAGAAAGAAAATTAGATCCCTCTGCTGTTATAGCAGAATACGTCTTAGAGGAGGATAACAGAGCCATTGTCTGCGCCATTGAGCCCAGTGATGAACGCTGCACTGATTTAACAGCGAGCCCCCGTGAGAGCTCAGACGCTGGATTAGAGAGCAGGCGTGCTTGTGTATCACCAGTGAATGGCAGTGCTGCTCAGGGTAGAATTCAGGGTGTGAGTGAGGAGGATGGGGAACATGAGGGCCAGGTAGGTGATAGCACAACAGATTTGGGGTACGGTATAGAAGAGCAGTGCACCAAAGAGGAGCAGATTATAGTGAGTGTGGGGGTAGAACCTGATGTAGTCATAGCAGAGCTACCACAGGTACCTTTAAATGTGGAGGCGGTGAAGACCTCAGAGCCCGGACCTGCACTGGAAAATGCAGAGCCCGTTGTACTGGCAAGCTTAGAAGCTACAGAGACATTGCCCACTGTGGAGCTTGTGAAATCAGAGGCACCTTCAAAGCAAACAGAGCCTCCTTGTCAGAAGGTTGACCTGGTCGAGCCGAGTGAGTGCCCTACTAAAGGGATGGACTTGAACTGTTCAGATGACATAAAGGAACAAAACTTATTGGCTGGAACGGACTGTGTACTGGAAGGGCGTACGGACCCTGTGAGGGACCCTTGTGGGACGTCTTTATGTGCGACTGATGAAGAGAGTTGGGATTCTCTCTTTAATGATGATGGAGAATGTCTTGATCCTCATCATGTGCAAGAG CTGTCCTTGAGAGAGGACGGAGATGAAAGCCTGAAGAAGTCCACTTACAACTACTATGACTACGAGCCTAAAGGGCCGGAGATAGATGATCTAGAACTGTCACATGTCATTGAGATCTATGGCTTCCCCACAGACTTTAAGACTGAGGATTTGGTCCGTGCATTTGCTAGTTACCA GAAGAAAGGTTTTGACATCAAGTGGGTAGATGACACGCACGCACTCGGTGTGTTCTCCAGTCCTATCACAG CTCGTGACGCGTTGACCAGCAAGAACCCACTGGTGAAGGTTAGACCTCTGTCTCAGGCCACCAGAGCATCCAAGGCTAAAGCTCGGGCCTGTGCCG ACTTTCTGCAGCCCGCGAAAGACCGTCCAGAAACGTCTGCGGTTCTCGCAAGGAGACTGGTGATTAGTGCCTTGGGAGTGCGAAGTACCCAGAGCCGAGCCGAAAGGGAGGCAGAGCGCAAGAAACTCCAGGAAGCCAGAG aaAGAAGGCATCTCGAAGCAAAACAGCGGGAAGATGCCTGGGAAGGAAGGTGA
- the R3HCC1L gene encoding coiled-coil domain-containing protein R3HCC1L isoform X3 yields the protein MDQYRPRQRRPDKALYVPKAMRHTAGDENVTEQTGSSSDKTPNQYRHCTARINWNATAQEGGVHQDGKLSKTPNSKKQSKHEAQGTDYRVTEKPGNDSLCETFNSLSLNEKSSPGSVESRLSAPHIDPNAAVTENKPFGARVASANHRQGKQPNSRRKSEETWAEQDRARRKEKGKGKFKFTKSEGAADALRRSEGMCPPDSARLSNSTEQLGGGATSLSLREDGDESLKKSTYNYYDYEPKGPEIDDLELSHVIEIYGFPTDFKTEDLVRAFASYQKKGFDIKWVDDTHALGVFSSPITARDALTSKNPLVKVRPLSQATRASKAKARACADFLQPAKDRPETSAVLARRLVISALGVRSTQSRAEREAERKKLQEARERRHLEAKQREDAWEGR from the exons ATGGATCAATACCGACCCCGACAACGACGGCCCGATAAAGCCTTGTACGTCCCAAAGGCCATGCGACATACAGCAGGTGACGAAAATGTCACCGAACAAACTGGTTCCTCTTCTGATAAGACGCCAAACCAGTACAGACACTGTACCGCCAGGATTAACTGGAACGCCACAGCCCAGGAGGGTGGAGTCCATCAAGATGGCAAATTGTCGAAAACGCCCAATTCCAAAAAGCAGTCTAAGCACGAAGCCCAAGGAACAGACTACAGGGTGACAGAAAAGCCTGGAAATGATTCATTATGTGAAACTTTTAATAGCCTGAGCCTTAATGAGAAGTCGTCGCCGGGTTCGGTTGAAAGCCGTTTGTCTGCTCCGCACATTGATCCCAATGCCGCGGTGACTGAGAATAAACCCTTTGGTGCCCGCGTCGCTTCTGCCAACCATCGTCAGGGAAAACAGCCCAACTCCAGAAGAAAGTCCGAGGAGACTTGGGCGGAACAGGATCGGGCCAGAAGGAAGGAGAAAGGCAAGGGAAAGTTCAAGTTTACAAAATCGGAAGGCGCCGCCGATGCTTTAAGAAGAAGTGAGGGCATGTGCCCCCCAGACTCTGCGAGGTTATCCAACAGCACAGAGCAGTTAGGAGGAGGCGCCACGTCT CTGTCCTTGAGAGAGGACGGAGATGAAAGCCTGAAGAAGTCCACTTACAACTACTATGACTACGAGCCTAAAGGGCCGGAGATAGATGATCTAGAACTGTCACATGTCATTGAGATCTATGGCTTCCCCACAGACTTTAAGACTGAGGATTTGGTCCGTGCATTTGCTAGTTACCA GAAGAAAGGTTTTGACATCAAGTGGGTAGATGACACGCACGCACTCGGTGTGTTCTCCAGTCCTATCACAG CTCGTGACGCGTTGACCAGCAAGAACCCACTGGTGAAGGTTAGACCTCTGTCTCAGGCCACCAGAGCATCCAAGGCTAAAGCTCGGGCCTGTGCCG ACTTTCTGCAGCCCGCGAAAGACCGTCCAGAAACGTCTGCGGTTCTCGCAAGGAGACTGGTGATTAGTGCCTTGGGAGTGCGAAGTACCCAGAGCCGAGCCGAAAGGGAGGCAGAGCGCAAGAAACTCCAGGAAGCCAGAG aaAGAAGGCATCTCGAAGCAAAACAGCGGGAAGATGCCTGGGAAGGAAGGTGA